Proteins encoded within one genomic window of Fusobacterium simiae:
- a CDS encoding toxin-antitoxin system YwqK family antitoxin, which translates to MKKGILLLALILGACINLEEAGEHKEIKTTDTNISVSKNYEKRNGVLYVDNILANGKQEYKEKNGVIIKGNYRDGLPDGVQERYYPSGKIYGKINIINNKTEGTETNYYENGKTLSQIEYTQGKLISGKIYYENGDLLSKIEGKKMTIFYSSGKKLFSMDKSDIAVYNENGKEIFSNSDEGIKINGEPAKKSLLDIFSKENLLKTALYLLTSNTVQAEYKNGKPSIQLQGTTAVMYYESGKILLELSPSLDGTVNSKIYYENGQLMQVEDRTRSGRNVKVYDKAGNLISENDYSKEHEIRQIF; encoded by the coding sequence ATGAAAAAGGGAATTTTATTGTTAGCATTAATTTTGGGGGCTTGTATCAATTTAGAAGAAGCTGGAGAACACAAAGAAATTAAGACTACTGACACCAATATAAGTGTAAGTAAAAATTATGAAAAGAGAAATGGGGTCCTATATGTGGACAATATTCTTGCTAATGGAAAACAAGAATATAAAGAAAAAAATGGAGTTATAATAAAAGGAAATTATAGAGATGGCTTACCTGATGGTGTACAAGAAAGATATTATCCAAGTGGTAAAATATATGGGAAAATAAATATAATAAATAATAAGACAGAAGGAACAGAAACTAATTATTATGAAAATGGAAAAACTCTTTCTCAAATAGAGTATACACAAGGAAAATTAATATCTGGAAAAATATACTATGAAAATGGAGATTTATTATCAAAAATTGAAGGTAAAAAAATGACTATTTTCTATTCAAGTGGTAAAAAACTATTTTCTATGGATAAATCAGATATAGCAGTATATAATGAAAATGGAAAGGAAATATTTTCCAATTCAGATGAAGGAATTAAAATTAATGGAGAGCCTGCAAAAAAATCTCTTTTGGATATATTTTCAAAAGAAAATTTATTAAAAACTGCTCTTTATTTATTAACTTCTAATACTGTACAAGCAGAATATAAAAATGGAAAACCATCTATACAATTGCAAGGAACAACAGCTGTTATGTATTATGAGAGTGGAAAAATTTTGTTGGAACTATCTCCTAGTTTAGATGGAACTGTAAATAGTAAAATATATTATGAAAATGGTCAGTTAATGCAGGTGGAAGATAGAACTAGATCTGGTAGAAATGTTAAAGTATATGATAAAGCAGGAAATTTAATATCTGAAAATGACTATTCTAAAGAACATGAAATAAGACAAATATTTTAA
- a CDS encoding adhesion protein FadA, producing the protein MKAKILLCSMLVLGSLSYAAETVPTDSVAQEVMSEVQNIEAEYQALMQKEAERKEEFKQEKETLEKEVQELKERQLGREELYAKLKEDSKIRWHRDEYKKLLKRFDEYYNKLEQKIADKEQQIAELTKLLEVLN; encoded by the coding sequence ATGAAAGCTAAGATTTTATTATGCTCAATGTTAGTATTAGGATCATTATCTTATGCAGCAGAAACTGTTCCAACAGATTCAGTAGCACAAGAAGTAATGAGTGAAGTTCAAAACATTGAAGCAGAGTACCAAGCATTAATGCAAAAGGAAGCAGAAAGAAAGGAAGAATTCAAACAAGAAAAAGAAACACTTGAAAAAGAAGTACAAGAATTGAAGGAAAGACAACTTGGAAGAGAAGAACTTTATGCAAAATTAAAAGAAGATTCAAAAATAAGATGGCATAGAGATGAGTACAAGAAGCTATTGAAGAGATTTGACGAATACTACAACAAACTAGAACAAAAAATAGCAGACAAAGAACAACAAATAGCAGAATTAACAAAATTACTAGAAGTATTGAATTAA